Proteins from a single region of Oryza brachyantha chromosome 6, ObraRS2, whole genome shotgun sequence:
- the LOC102721652 gene encoding uncharacterized protein LOC102721652 translates to MESGSNMEPHLGSESIAAVDDRQPETEIVEINSFPTPELGSDRQMAEEAASIESQEDGEMVDVEAQDSCKGSSGSASLNSHEARIKIDFEFLWRLRKYLLLLAVLAVSVTYNAGLNPPGGFWTDDSPGHHASDPLLPSKFFQRYESFFYCNATAFAASLVLIILLLSRSVANQHLWLRAMQLTMILDLFSLMGAYAAGSCRALNSSVYIFVLVFAVFFYVWIHILVFIKVVPKWLKEVIQTFIHRIVEKLQTLSICHVPAEQRSKQNEKEEIEEARKFILMLSTFAATITYQAGMSPPGGFWAENVHGYRPATFVLRRHNLLRFNIFTCCNATSFVASLVTIILLLSTKLSRHGIRTRALFACVIAELFGLIVAYATGSCRDVATSVSVILIIAVVLICALILVIFFQSRAVTMWINNAVKPGFDNVLKKLSWPRENQLSHGNQGPLSSPPQDADHGNLGEEDAKSAPTSDLDSTKDNINTMANQFHDQKDNMIITAVHSPSADVPSRKATMPEQSLSDPISALGDVTLSANMLETEHNIGKSQMDRDEQNQLMVGQHDSSEVDGEVRQSENGTMNNNQGTRDQDRSSDDTEENPDDVCLKKSRTYLLLLAVLAVSLTYQAGLNPPGGFWTSNALNHLAGDPILEDNYHKRYLAFFYFNATAFLASLVMLIMLLDKKMSKKVIKRRALQTAMITDLLALLGAFVVGSCREKTKSIYISVVIFFAVAYVPLHCWALIYIVPERWTQWFTQRLHHGMEESPRVGVDNDAKAASEKDLERRRNLLLILAVLVATVTYQAGLNPPGGIWPDGNSNGGKPGNPVLQDSHPERYDVFYYSNAVSFVSSVAVIILLINRESCEHGIKSYALRFCLIAGLLGLLIAYSAGSFRKVKSIGYLIIITSAVLICLLTQVLVLSSTKDALQWPAWSRRWLQNIFGLGDSKKSLESPSQSKNESNVVQLVPFVDEEKEKRHKYLMLLAILAASIAYQAGLNPPGGFWSDDSPDGYKAGNPVLKDIHSRRYMVFYVSNSFSFMASVAVIMLLLIKSVRKNKVPLQALFLIMILDLLALMIGYAAGSCRKVRTSIFVFMVVCCVVLYLVIVIILSSGIAKWLKKRKGRWPLCWRCPQHDNATE, encoded by the coding sequence ATGGAGAGCGGTTCTAATATGGAACCTCACCTGGGGAGTGAGAGCATAGCCGCGGTGGATGACAGGCAGCCTGAGACTGAGATTGTTGAGATCAATAGCTTCCCTACTCCAGAACTGGGCAGTGATCGTCAGATGGCAGAAGAAGCAGCCAGCATCGAAAGCCAGGAAGATGGTGAGATGGTCGACGTTGAAGCACAAGATTCGTGCAAAGGCTCCAGCGGGTCAGCATCGCTCAATAGCCATGAAGCCAGAATAAAGATTGATTTTGAGTTCCTGTGGAGGTTGCGAAAGTATCTGCTGCTTCTTGCTGTGCTAGCTGTTAGTGTCACATACAATGCTGGATTGAACCCACCAGGGGGGTTTTGGACAGATGACAGCCCCGGCCACCATGCCAGTGATCCTCTCCTTCCATCTAAATTCTTCCAGCGATATGAATCATTCTTTTACTGCAATGCAACAGCCTTTGCTGCATCTCTGGTCTTAATCATCTTGCTTTTAAGTAGGAGTGTGGCCAATCAGCATTTATGGCTTCGTGCGATGCAGCTTACCATGATATTGGACCTCTTTAGCCTTATGGGGGCCTATGCTGCAGGGAGCTGCAGAGCTCTAAATTCTTCTGTTTATATATTCGTGCTAGTTTTCGCTGTTTTCTTCTATGTTTGGATTCATATTTTAGTATTCATAAAGGTGGTTCCAAAATGGTTAAAAGAGGTTATACAGACATTCATACACAGAATTGTAGAGAAGCTGCAAACACTATCCATTTGTCACGTCCCTGCGGAGCAAAGAAGCAAACAAAATGAGAAGGAGGAAATCGAGGAAGCTCGTAAGTTTATATTGATGCTCTCAACTTTTGCTGCTACTATCACATACCAAGCTGGAATGAGTCCACCTGGTGGCTTTTGGGCTGAAAACGTACATGGCTACCGTCCAGCTACTTTTGTTCTTCGCAGGCACAACCTTCTCCGGTTCAATATTTTCACCTGTTGCAATGCAACTTCTTTTGTAGCATCTCTGGTCACAATCATATTACTTCTGAGCACAAAATTGAGCCGACATGGTATAAGGACTCGGGCATTGTTTGCGTGTGTCATAGCTGAATTGTTTGGCCTGATTGTTGCTTATGCTACAGGGAGCTGCAGGGATGTTGCAACATCAGTGTCGGTGATCCTCATAATTGCTGTGGTTTTAATCTGTGCCTTGATCCTTGTTATATTCTTCCAATCCAGAGCTGTAACTATGTGGATCAATAATGCAGTGAAACCTGGATTTGACAATGTTCTGAAAAAGCTTTCATGGCCACGGGAAAACCAGTTATCACATGGAAATCAAGGACCCTTGTCAAGTCCTCCACAGGATGCAGATCATGGAAATTTGGGTGAGGAAGATGCGAAATCTGCGCCAACCAGTGATTTGGATAGCACAAAAGATAACATAAACACTATGGCTAATCAATTTCATGATCAGAAAGACAATATGATCATTACAGCAGTACACTCTCCATCTGCAGATGTGCCAAGTAGAAAAGCTACTATGCCAGAGCAGAGCTTGTCTGACCCAATTTCAGCACTTGGTGATGTGACACTATCAGCTAATATGCTTGAAACTGAACATAATATAGGCAAGAGCCAGATGGATCGTGATGAACAAAATCAACTAATGGTTGGTCAACATGATAGTTCAGAGGTTGATGGAGAAGTCAGACAGTCTGAGAATGGCACAATGAACAATAATCAAGGCACAAGGGATCAAGATAGAAGCAGTGATGACACAGAGGAAAATCCAGATGATGTTTGTCTTAAGAAGTCACGCACATACCTGTTGCTTCTTGCAGTTCTTGCAGTGTCCTTAACATATCAGGCAGGTCTAAATCCACCAGGTGGCTTTTGGACATCGAATGCCCTTAATCACTTGGCTGGTGATCCCATCCTTGAGGATAATTACCATAAGAGATaccttgctttcttttatttcaacgCGACTGCCTTTCTAGCTTCCCTTGTCATGCTCATTATGCTCCTGGACAAGAAGATGAGCAAAAAGGTTATAAAACGCCGTGCATTACAAACGGCAATGATAACTGATTTACTTGCTCTATTGGGGGCCTTTGTTGTTGGGAGCTGCAGGGAGAAAACAAAGTCCATTTACATATCAGTGGTGATATTTTTTGCAGTTGCATATGTTCCTCTTCATTGTTGGGCATTAATATACATAGTCCCTGAACGGTGGACACAATGGTTTACCCAGAGGCTACATCATGGAATGGAAGAATCCCCTCGTGTAGGTGTAGATAATGATGCAAAGGCTGCTAGTGAGAAGGACTTGGAGCGGAGGCGCAATTTGCTTCTCATTCTTGCTGTTCTAGTAGCAACTGTCACATATCAAGCTGGCCTGAACCCTCCAGGTGGCATTTGGCCTGATGGGAATTCTAATGGTGGCAAACCTGGCAATCCTGTTCTTCAAGACAGCCATCCAGAACGCTATGATGTTTTCTACTATTCAAATGCTGTCTCATTTGTGTCATCTGTGGCTGTTATCATACTACTTATTAACAGGGAATCGTGTGAGCATGGAATCAAGTCCTATGCACTGCGTTTTTGCTTAATAGCTGGTTTGCTTGGTCTCCTGATTGCTTATTCCGCAGGAAGCTTCAGGAAAGTAAAATCAATAGGTTATCTCATTATCATAACCTCTGCTGTTCTCATCTGTCTTTTAACTCAAGTTCTTGTGCTGTCATCAACAAAAGATGCACTACAATGGCCAGCTTGGTCAAGGAGATGGTTGCAGAATATTTTTGGGCTTGGGGATTCTAAAAAGTCACTAGAAAGTCCAAGTCAGTCAAAAAATGAAAGTAATGTTGTGCAGTTGGTTCCCTTTGTTgatgaagagaaagaaaagaggcATAAGTACTTGATGCTGCTTGCAATTCTTGCTGCATCCATTGCTTACCAAGCTGGTCTAAACCCACCTGGGGGTTTCTGGTCGGATGACAGTCCAGATGGCTACAAAGCTGGCAACCCAGTCCTTAAGGACATACACTCCAGGCGCTACATGGTTTTCTATGTCTCTAATTCCTTCTCTTTCATGGCATCTGTTGCTGTAATCATGCTTCTTCTTATTAAATCTGTCAGAAAGAATAAGGTTCCACTTCAAGCATTGTTCTTGATCATGATACTGGACCTGTTGGCTCTGATGATTGGTTATGCAGCTGGAAGCTGCAGAAAGGTCAGAACATCAATATTTGTCTTCATGGTAGTATGCTGTGTGGTGCTGTACCTTGTGattgtaattattttatcaagTGGTATTGCAAAATGgctgaagaaaaggaaaggtaGGTGGCCTCTGTGTTGGAGATGTCCTCAGCATGATAATGCAACAGAATAA